In the Ctenopharyngodon idella isolate HZGC_01 chromosome 21, HZGC01, whole genome shotgun sequence genome, GCTGTGGAACATCATTTCTCCGCGAGAGTTTGTGGATTTCTCCTACACCTGCGACTATCAGCGCGGCCTGTTGTCCTGCGGTCAGTCGCTCACGTCTCTCGAGTTTTCTGTTGGGTTGAACCGTATCGTGACTCTTGACGGAGGTTGATTGTGATGTTTGTGTTGTTCAGGCGTGAGCGTCGATCATGCCGAGCAGAAGCCGGGGTTCGTGCGAGGATTCAATCACCCGTGCGGCTGGTTCTGTGTGCCGACGGAGGATCCCGCTGTCAGTCTACTGACCGGATACATCCAGACGGACCTGAGGGGAATGGTGCCGCAGACGGCCGTGGATTCGGCCATGGCTTCTGGACTGGTCAGATTTTTCCATGACCTCAGACAAGCTCTGAAAGTTTAGCCTCCATGAAACACAGAACTGGAATGTATGTGTGAATCACGTGAAATCAACATGACGTATGTCGTGATACAGCTGCTCTCCACAGATACTGGACACAATCCTCACAGGacacctttatttattattgcacttcatgttttgtttttgttcacgTTTGCTTTTggtttaatgtgattttaaaccattgtaattttttaatgcaggtatttttcagaaaattatgttttttaaaaaatcctatAAATAAATTTCTGACATTCTCCATCGTCTCTCTTTCTGAGCAACACCTGgacttcattaaaaaataaacaagtcaCAGTTAATTTGTTTAACATAAGTATTTACATATAGATTTGTGTGACTGTTCGACTGACTTGTTTATTTTCCTCAAATGGATGAAATATTTAAAGGAAACTGAACAGGTTGATggtgaaataaatatttgttttcttattaaccctttcatgcatgaattatgatgaccatgatttttttcttatgtgtttttattgctcTTTAAGGCATGAAAAATaagatttaaacatttattttttttatgcaaattttttcAAAGAGATTTTTACTTGAGTGGACAGTATGTGTTTATGGTTTTAACTGAAGAGATACCGtattaaacataatacagtaataacacAGTAATACTATGTGTGTTTAACAAACCAAtgaaaaaatgatataaaatcatgtgaaaaccataaaaaatatacaaaaaaaatattatacacCTTCAATTATTGCAAACACAATTGAGTTTGTTCCCGTTCGACCAGCAGACGGAGAAGAACTTCATATAACTTCATCTTTGATGTGTGGAAACTCAACTCAGACTATGTTGAAAACATTCTACCAGAGTACATCGATTTACCCTTATTAGCTGATCAAATTTCTACCCCAGCTCTCCTCTCTGAGTAAACCTCAGACTGAAATCTACATTGACCTGTTGATGTTTTCAAACTAGAAAAACTAGTGATCAGGTGTTTTCATGTGTTGGggttaatgcattacaagtaacgacGTGCACTACGTAATCAGATCACTTTTCTGATGTAACTGGAAATTACATTCTAATAacacaaatgcatttatttacagccaaaaaagttactgcagatgaagtatttttaaatacaacagtGACAGTAATAGTATGAATTATAGCTGAAATATAGCTAGTGATGCATGATGTCCAATTTAGTGGACAGatgattaatcacaatttcCTCCCAATCTTAAATCCGCTCTTGGAAAATTGAACAATGATATGACTCCTTAGATGTTACCTGATgctacaacatttttttttttttacctgcaaGAGTCTCCTAGGGTAGGATAGAAGGAATGGATAGATATTCTGGAGCAGCTTGGCTTTTCTGAGTGGCCGTCGGAGAAAAAAATTCCAGATACAACGGCTTGCCACTTGGTGGCAGTGTACAGGATGATGCACTAGAGTCCACTGTAGAGGCTGACGTGCATATGcaagaaaatgctttttgaatAGCTGTCCACTGTAGGGACCTCTATGCGTGAAAGGGTTAAATTAAGATAATGAGTTTGTGCTTTACTGCAAGGTGATAGCTCTGTCCATTTGTCATATTCAGTAGATGTTTTATCCAAAgtaacttacaaatgagaaaatCAAAAACCACCTCGAGAGGCAGTAACATGAAAACACTGCAAACCAAAGTTCAGGCTCTTTTTCTCAAAGGTAGACAGAAACTCAGACTCAAAgtcaaaaacataataatacatggataaataagcaaaaaaaaaaaaaaattatcaataaaaaataaactgataaaatactatttatattgtaaataaaaacctgaatattttttattttacaacttCAATGTCCGTTTCAACCGCGATGACGTTGACGTAGAAACTCCGCCCACCGACGCAGCTGCTTCTGTGCGTGCGCGCTCGCGGCGGCGGAACGAGTGATCGGAGTTGAAGTTCGTGCGATGAGTGTCTCTCTGGATCCCGATCCGTGAATGAGGTTCGGCTCCTTTACAGCTTCTAACGCGCTCCGTAGGCGCGAATATGTGAGTTTGACAGCTGGTAACGGGACAGACGGTCTCGGGTTCAGTTCGATCCGGTGATGCGGTTCGGTTCGGCTCGGCTCGAGTCTCCATGACAACAGAATCAGCGGAGTAAGTAACTTtagtaaataaacacaaacacgtTTATCTTCACGGATATATTTATAACCGATCAAGCAGTCGTTGAGGCGACTGAAGCTTCAGAAGGTTGTTTGGATTCTTTAGGGTTTgatttttgctgttttgttgttgtttgtgtgcgcgcgcgtgtcCTTTAAGATCCACTTACTGGAAAATCCTGTTTCTGTTTCGCTATGAATCCGGAGGATTTCCCCTCATCCCGCTCTGTTTATGACACACATGAGGCCCGTTTAACTCTGTTTGTCTTGTTCAGACCTGCTCTGACCACTGAATGTTTGCAGCTTCACACATCGCTGTGGTTTGAGTTTGACAGCTTTTATGAAAGTGACAGAAGATTCTCACAGTTCGCCGAACTGAACTAAACTCTGTGTGAGTGTGACTGAATCAGTGAGATTTACTGTCACAAACAGATGTTTTGGGATGAGCTTTATGATATGCTGTAGACTGAAGGACACTGCTGTTGCCGTGATTATTATGGGCTGCTGAGAGTTTCCTCAAGGGTCTTTGACTGCAGcaatgagtaaagtaacgcattacaagtaacgtgaatTACCTAATTACGTTACTTTTCTAATGTAACGAGcattgagcccctgcccctttgatcgctAAAGTGAtagtgccctttgcggtcgcatcgTGGTGCCCCCGCGTTCCTATTCCCCTcccccccggaacgcgattgCACCCCTGCCCTCGCGGAGGTTTGTGCACGCCACTGGTAATGTGAATTAGgtaatcacattacttttttgatgtaactgcAAATTACATTCTAATAACACAAATGCATTAATTTACATCCAAAAAATGAGACTGTgctttaactgtaaaatgtaaaagcTCTCAGTTTGGGTGGATTTGCAGTGCAGGAACTATAGAAGCTTGAttccaccatggaataaaatataaaaaagtttttatctcacaattgtgagataaaaattcataattatgagataaaggcccggtttcacagacaggacttagcctaagccaggattaggtcttagttcaataagggcatttaagtagcttttactggtgtacatcttgagacaaaacagtgacactgacatattttaagatatgtcagtacaagttgctttcagttaaaacagctcaaacatgcatttcagtctaggactagcttaagccttgtctgtgaaaccaggggataatgtcataattgtgagatagaaAGTCACAATTAGcttcttaattttttattctgtggcagaaacgaGCTTCCATCAGTAACATCTCAGTACGGTTATTCTCTGGTATCTCTGCGAGCAgctgtgagaaaacagcagataACAGCGCTGCCTCGGCCTGATAACAGACGGACACTCGCTTCAGCTGCGCGTGTTTTCTGACCGTTTGTCATGTTGTTGTGAACAGGACTGCAAGCAAATGAAAAGATCAGGAAAGCATTAAAGTCCATGTGAAATATCTGGTTCCAGTAGAGCAGGCTCTTACACCCGTATTAATTGAACGGTGGGCATTAATACGGCGCTTTTGAGGCACTTTTGTCTCTCATTTATATCTCGTCCTTCCTCACTCAGATTGTATCTACAGCTGCGTGACACACATAACTCCAAGATTACTTTATTTAGATGCGCACAAATATTGCATTACGGTggatattaatgacaaaaaaatgtggaaaagaAGTGTTTTCGAAGTGATCAGAATTGGAGCCACATTTGGAAGTGTCTCATTTCAGATCATGTGGAAAAATCTGGTCTCGTGTATTTTTTGTGCAACACCATCGCATCTCTTCTGTCTTTAGAAAATATGCATTGATGAATCAGGTCAAATAAACGACTTTCTGATGTCACGCCGCATGAGCGTCTACATTCACACATCAGAGTGACGTCTACTGAGCGATCAGAAAGGACAGACGCCATCATTCCTAAACAACAGAAGAACTAGATTAGagtgaactgtgtgtgtgaaagactGAATTAAACCCTCGAGTTTGTTTTCAACAAGATGTTTATTTTTGAGGGGGTTAATTGTAAGGAAAACtgttaaggcccattcacaccaagaatgataaccaTAACTAAATTAGCTGGTTTATTATTAGCGCACTGCAGTTTTGTGgtctgtctctttaaatgcttgtggctctttaaagcaggatggattctgattggctgtcagtgtttttatcctTCATCAGCTGgacaaaaaaatcattctgaaagtgatattgttcctctgtgtgtTATCATTATAGCTGTGCTGTGGACTCTGATTTTCTTTCACATTTAGaaggatttttaaaactatatcttctcttcatatattttttaaactaacGGGCCTTTAGGAGTCTCTCCTGATGAAATAACTTTAAATAGTTTCAGTCAGTTTAACAGCAGCTTTCATGGAAACGTCATTAACTTCTGTCCTACAAGGAAAAACCCAAGAGAGCAGTGATTGTCAATCACACGATTAAATCACGCTAACTCTAATAATATGCACACGCTCTGATGTTTCAGTTCCTGTTTCTGCGTGTTCAGATTCTCCACAGCAGCCTGACGGTAATTCACGCCGTcgtcagtgtttttaaatacgGTTCCACATACTCCGCTTGAGCCGCAGCTGCAGAGCAAACTCTTATTGGTCACTTCACATGTGGTCTCTTCTTCTTTTCACCCGTATAAGAGTCTGGCGAGGGTTAACAGGAGGGTTTATGGGTCAGTTAATATAGCAGACTACTGATCTGtgtcgttctctctctctctggccctgtttacagctggtattaagatgagttttggtcgatcggatcacaagtagacgagggagacacattcccgtttacacctggtgttttaatccgtctcttttgtccacttttaacCACTCCTGTCCTGAtctcttcgaggggagggtccatgggtgggtaaatgtgtgtgttttttcaaatctttcgatataatggacaaaataagctcgcacaatttacatatgaacgcgactggagacgacggaaaaacatacggagagaatcagctttcatttctgctctgacagccactGATAGtctgttagaaatcaggaatagtgagagaacattgagcttggtacgtttttcatcttcaaaccaaacttgggtcttcagtgAACAactttaaatcccgtctggctagagcgcttcccataatgttaaGCGGGTGGGTCTTTTAGAGGCTGTTTGAACACactcgaccacatgagcgtctacactatgaaagcaatccggtcgaatgcgttttcgactacctctggaagtggttgaaagtggacaagttcaaaacgttttacaccccgtttacacctggatttagtgtcgtccacttgtgatccgatcgaccaaaacatcttaataccaggtggaaacggCCTCTGAAATCACTGAAAGACAAACGTCAGCAGCCTCCATTAATGCTCCTGCATCCAGATCAGACTCGGTCCGTGTTGTTCTCATGATCCAATCGCTCCGTGTCTGTGACACTCCCTGAAGTCTCGTTACAGTCGTTGTAAAGCTTCACTGACCGTCAGAAGGGTCACGACCTTACAGAGCAGCTGATGACAAGTTCTACAGTACTGTAACACGACACACCGACACCTTCATCTCACACTGATCTGGTGCAATTTACCTTTTTCTTACATATGGTTTTTAGCCGTacagtgtgaatgtgtgttgtgttgtgtaagtgtgtgtgttgtgcaagtgtgtgttgtgtgtgtttgtgagtgtgttttgtgtgttgtgtgagtgttgtgcaagtgtgtgttgtgcaagcgtgtgtgtgtttgttgtgtgtgtctgttgtgTGAGTgttgtgcaagtgtgtgtgtgtttgttgtgtgtgtctgttgtgTGAGTgttgtgcaagtgtgtgtgtttgtgagtgttgtGTGAGTTTTGTGCACGTGAGTGTGTATAATGAGAGCAGAACATCCAGCAGCAGTTGTCACTGGAGTACGCCCCTCTGTGCAGCGCTCAGGTCAGAGTTCAGCAGGATGTTCGCAGCTCTTTATCACACAATGAAGACAGATAGAGATCAGGGGCATCGAGCTCCAAAACACCTTCAGACGTCACTATGACTGTGTGCTTTACTCAACGTCTTCTGAAGATCATTATTCATGGATAATTATTCCCTTAAActtgcatttatatttaaaacacaacaaCTTTACTCATATTTCACCAGGTTGACACTGTTAAAAAAACtcttttatgttgttgttgttgttgttttcagcCCCGGTAAACAATCTGATAAACGTCTGCTCCAGTTccaaagatgaaagaaagtcatgtggGTTTGAAAGGACAGCATGTTTGATGACAGGGTCATTTTAGTATATTACTGTTAAAGATAAAGGATGTGGTTATTGTTTGCTGAGTTTTGCTTTTCAAATTTGTTTCAACTTTTTAATTTCGCTTTTGAACTTGAATGCTGTTTTCCCCAGAAAACGTGTGTTTTAAAGTAAACACTGTGCCTGTTTCTCTCCAGGTGAAACTTGGATGGCTTTGACAACGCTTGTTACCATGGAGACGTCACATGTGAACGGCAACGCCCAGTCAGAGAAACAGGCCAGTAGCGCCGCCCTGCAGGTTCATCTGTACTGCTGCAGAGACGAACCGAGTGCGCTGTCGTATCCGCCCGGAGAATACGTGGCAGAAGAGATCTGCATAAATGCAGCCAAGGAGTGCGGTGAGTGACGGCTGCGCGATTATGACAAGATTCATAACTGAGATTCATACTGATCTGCATCAGTACTTTGTGTGTGTAGTTACTCATCCAgaacaactgtgtgtgtgtgtgtgtgtgcgattGCACTTCATTTcctcattaaaatataataaagttaATCATGTATAACTGCTGGTATTTTGCATGTGCAGAAACGGTTTGGCGAGCAGCTCGCATTCTTGCGGCCGACAGACATGAAAGCCGCTCTGAGTGTTTCAGTTGTAATTCAGAGCGAGGCGTCTCCTCTCAAGCGGTTAACAGATGTTATTAGGGTTAAGGTCTGATCACATGAGCCAAATTTCACGGGTAAAAGGTTAAGTCAGTGGTGCAGCGATGTATGAAGTCACTTCAAACCAAGCATCTTTTTGTTGGTGAACACGGTGAATTTGCACAAACAACTTGAACCTGTGTGAGAGAAACCTTTTGCCCGATCGTGtagattcctattgaaatgactggatttcaacAAGaaactcatgtgactttgcctcagcagaggctgtgattggataactgcactaaccagcggaccaatcacatcgcagcatctcaaatgttggtttggtggttctgaaacgCCTGAATCAAaatctgtcatcagaatgatttggtttaattccctccagaagcgtctcacacgattgtgttcccaaacaccagcatccgaacacaagatcacatgacagcgtttattgtgtttcgtctgacGCTTTGAGACCAACTCATTTCTGAtgacttacatttttattactgatattttgtgccattttcccaggaagtgttgattttgttctcttgaatgCATGGGatgaaacgctgctttattcacaaatgttttaagcCATATTCCAGTTTTGTGCAGAAGTTAAATTTGCAATGGATGGAAACACAGCTAGTGCTACTGTTATATTCTTATAATGTGAGTATTCATTGAGAATAGCAGCTCATGCTAACAGAGCGAATCttcattaaaggg is a window encoding:
- the stard4 gene encoding stAR-related lipid transfer protein 4 isoform X3; protein product: MYNWIMKADVHMTNELHETRGTDGLTVFQSCCVVKYTTAGQLWNIISPREFVDFSYTCDYQRGLLSCGVSVDHAEQKPGFVRGFNHPCGWFCVPTEDPAVSLLTGYIQTDLRGMVPQTAVDSAMASGLVRFFHDLRQALKV
- the stard4 gene encoding stAR-related lipid transfer protein 4 isoform X4; its protein translation is MTNELHETRGTDGLTVFQSCCVVKYTTAGQLWNIISPREFVDFSYTCDYQRGLLSCGVSVDHAEQKPGFVRGFNHPCGWFCVPTEDPAVSLLTGYIQTDLRGMVPQTAVDSAMASGLVRFFHDLRQALKV